Part of the Mangifera indica cultivar Alphonso chromosome 4, CATAS_Mindica_2.1, whole genome shotgun sequence genome, TTAAATATACCTTTCATCAGACAAAATTGTGGTTCTGCACACAAGAATAAACAAAATGTGTGAGCTTCAACACCAAGTATAGCATTTCGGAAATGATACTAATATGTGTAGTTAGTTCTCATGTACCAGAAAATTCGGAACTGTACATCTGGAGGGCTATGAAGCCAAAGATCATATATGAACATGTGAAATGCATCATATTCGAAATGGTTCTGAGCCTAATTGACATAAACAACGGATTCATAGAAGATCGAGTCACATGCGAGAAAATGTTAAATTGTACAAAAGTATGATTAGACATTGGGCAAATGTTattagaaaacaaaacaagagtTGCTTTTTACAGGGAATTGTTGAGCTTCTGATATGCCTTTAAGAATGCACCTCAGCATATTAACATGTTTCCTCTTGATTGTAACAGAAGATTTCTTCCAGTCAAGAATCACCATGAATGGCAACTCGTAATTTGTAGACCAAATAACTGCAGACAGACAGTTAATTAGCGAAAGTTTTCTTCCAATAAACACTAGATTTGATGGAAAGAGTAATATTTACCAGGATCACATCCATATTTAATTAAATCTGCAACGCAGACGCTATCAGCAGCACTTATTGCTGTAGAATTTCCTtctgaaaaacaaaattgcatCGTCGTCACTACTATCACAAGCAGTAGGTCTTCTCAATTGAGAAACCAAAAGGCAACGTAAAGATAGTCCtgaaaattgaattatgttTCGATCATCATGATATGAATGTTTATACATAGTAACttataaaaaacattttccaACTCAAAGTTTGACCTAAAAACCCGCTTCCACCCCTGGTTGGCATAGAtaacattttctcacccaaaatggcatatataatatttcatgaATATCCAAAAAACTAGAACTTTTCAAGGTTCCACTAAACTTCACCAAAAGGCTAGTGCATCGCTTGTATTAATTGCAGAAATTGAGTATTCAAGTAATTCTGTATAAACTTCACAATAATCAGTTCAGAACAACTACTAAATCAATCAACTGTTTCAAATAATTCTGTACTTTACGAACATGATGGCGCAGCCTGAGGTCATACATCACCATGTGAAATGCATCACACTTCACCGGAAGTGTACTCCAAAGGAAATGCCACTGAGCCTGATTCACAGAAACAAGGCAGTGATACAAGATCGAAGGTAAGAAATATACTGCTGGCTGCAGAAAGGAGTTTCTGGCatttaaaaagtttcaaaaattataccCCATTTGATTAGACATATTCATTAATCTAAGAAAAGTTAAACATTATTTCCTTATGACAAGGTCtctcaatatttatttacattgatTGTGTTTCCAAGCAATTCAATGAATTGTTGAGAATCTGATATGCCTTCAAGAATGGTTTTCACCTGAGAAACATTATCCTTCTTGAGTATCAAAGAAAAATTCTTCCAATCAAGAATGTCATTGAATGGCAAGTCACAGTGCTCTGACAAAATTACTGCAGACAGAAACACCAATTAGAAAGCCAGGGATTTAGATcaaaacaactttgacacattTAAATGTTTGTTTATAAGAATGAAGAGATCTCCCTCAATGTCATGCCAAGTGACAAAAAATTGACCAGTTCCTTGAGTTGTTTTCAAATATGGGTACTGGAAAATCAACTTGTCCAGATACTTTGTGACAAGTAATTATACATACCTGAGAGGAGTTGAAGTGCAAAAAAAGAGCAAGAGACCATGAAAGTTTCAAGTCGTTCAATTGGATTGGACCAAATATTATCGTAATAACTGCATAATCAAGAAAGAATATAATTGGTGtgtttaatttctcaaattttataaaaaataaaattgagttttatttcaaatattcttttaatattaaaattaattaaacaaaattttaattaatgtaaacAGATTAGCAGAGGTTTCCTATcctattttgatatataaatagatCAAGAAAATAGAAAGTGAAAACACAAACAAGAATCTTCAGTGACCCACTTCTCCAAGTCAATGGATTTATATAAATTGCATTCAAACTCCCGTTATCACTCACTTAGCATCACATTCTTTTACTTTCACGACAGAAagccctttttctttttctcaagaGACTCAATTCCCAGAGAATCCTACTTTTTTTTCTCGAGAAACTCAATTTTCAGCTGATTCCATGGCCTCCATGCAAATTCCAGAAAACTTTACTGCGATTATTCCCGGCTTAAGGTTTCGTCCAAGTGATGATGAATTAATTGGTTATTACCTGCACCGCaagatttttggttgtttgccATTGCCCTGTAATATCATTGTCAAAGTTTGCGATCTTTATGGTTCACAAGAACCTTGGGAGATATgggaattttataaaagaaacttTGATGACAATGAAGATCTTTACTTTTTTACTGCATTGAAGAAGAAGTCTAGTATGAGCAATCGTATTTCTAGGAAAATTGGTTCAGGTTCTTGGATGAGTGAGGATGCAGCAACAGAAATTCGAACTGATGGTAAGGTGATTGGGTGCAAAAAAAGATATAGATATGAAAAGAAAGGGTCTGAACATGATGGAGGTTGGATAATGCATGAATATTCTTTATTGGGTCATGGTAAGTATGTACTTTGTCGAATTCAAAAGAATGATAGACTAGCTAAGAAAAGAGGTTGGGCAAAAAAGACCCACGTCAATATGAAGACCCTCCTAATAGTAGTAGGGAAGATTTAACAACTTAATTAGATGAATTGGATGATGAGTTTTATGACTTTACACTTGTTTCATGGTAATATATCGATACTCTTCGATTGattttttgtgaatttaaatagattataaaggatatttaagtgtaaagttaaattcaatgaatatatttttcaaagtgttttttatatatacttacttTTACTTGCAATATATAATTAGTCTTTCTGGGCTTAATGATCTATGCTAGTTTTTGTTGGATTCTCTATTGAATCACACTTGAATTTTTTTGGGGGTtatttcttgaagaaaatttatttaagatatttaattactgaaagatttttctctattttgttGAGAagtcatattaatttttagataaccaaaataagaaaacaagTGAATTCCGATCATAGCTCATCTTGAGTGCTCCCAAATTTCACAGAAATCccaatttaataatattttagagaaGTAATGAGACCACAAACATTACATATTGCCTTCCCTGCTGAATTGTAAAAATAGAAATATGAAAGTAAAATTTACCCTTTACTCTTTAGTGTCCAAACTTGAGGCTGAATTGATTTCTTAATAATTGttaagtttatttattatataaaattcatcCCGTTAAAGCATATAAGAAGGATAAATATATTCCTTTCAATTGTACATAAATAGGGACATAAACTTTGTATCATTATACCTACAATGAgacaaaacaattttatttcaacGAGGCATGTATTTCCTGTACATTAATGAGAAAATCCTTCCATTATTGTGTCACTGTTTTAGTCTGGGTGTAAAACTGAATTCTAGCCTTGTTGGCGACTCAGAGAGTTTCCttctgaatttttatataaataatgttatgcGTACTCATTTCTTAATAtgcaaatacatatatatatatatatatatatatatatatatatatatatatatatatatatatatgatttatcactaatatattttaatttgattattagtaataagTAATTGTGATCATAGTTCATCTTATGTCAATTGAAGATGTTAGGAATATCTTagttcattattattatttttgttttgagtagtgttatatgcattagttagtttttaaattagagataaaataacatttaatcatatgataacatatatatacCCTTATTATCTATTTAGATAatggaattaattaataaaactaaatgacaaataagaattaaattttttttttaaacaacgaaaaaattttagttaagtttgatatttttttggataaattcACTcatattaagtaaataaaactaataagttaaaaatgataaatttcatactcattaaaactaataagttaaaaatttaatattaaaatattattcaaaaagatataatttttttttatatttgaaatctcatttattatcatttcaaCTAATCGTTgagtcttaaaaaaaaaaaaaaaagagaaaagagcaTACTCGGTTTCACTCTATAGTGGCTGTAAAGTAGTCGTTTGCTGTTTTAAGAGATATATTCGAAGTATCGACAGGCAACATGGTTGCAATTGCAAGAAATTCAGTGCCAGATAGttgcatttttatttaattataattattaatattattttttatttttatttaaatattttatttcattattaagttgtaaaaatttgatttatataattagattattgatgcatttaaaaagttttcacatataaatttttaactatttgtcaataagacaaaatattatattgtgtgttttattaataatatgttgaagtaatttgatgaaaaaattaaaataataaaaacattttaaaaagtaaaagcaATAGATAATTTGAGACAAATTGGTCGGGTCAGATCAATTCGAATATTAAAGTATTggattaagattaaaaatttttgatataatttgaattcaaattgagttaaagTTGAATATCTCTGACATGATATGAATACGACTCCCATGACATGAATTTTTAGGTCTAATCTCTTGTTTACTAACACTTTTGATGATTAGAATAACTACATCAATGGTATAGTTAATGATTGATGTGTATTACAACAAAAACATCGAGATGATCTAATAGCTTGTATGACTCTCTTGtacaaacttttgtttttgtttttcttctccattttctttAGTAATCCTCtcttatttataagatttttaaagggAAATTACACTCAAATTGGTTGGATTAGGACTAAGTCCTAGTGTGATTACAACAAATATGTtcctatttaaatttaaatataaagggATATGGTGGATGCCAAATTAGTCTAGTATAGGAATGTGAAAATATCTTCTTGTTTATTGTGTGATCATATgagaatatttataaaatacacTTAATAGATTCCTCTTTAGGTAGAAGTGAAATTGTTGTCTCTACTTAGggaaactttctttttcttgtaaaGTATCAGATAAGAATTGTTTGATCACCAGTCACTTGTTTGGACAACTTGGGTTTATTTTGAGATGTGCCTCAAGTAGAGTGCCTATGAGCTACAAACTATCATATGACAGTTGCCCCTTAGTTTTTGAAGTGCAAAAAGGACTTCAAAAACTTTGGAAATCTTCTACTATGATATTGTGTACAGGCCAGGTTGCCAAAGCAAAGCAATAGATGCACTATCAAGGAGGCCGAACGGTAACAAAGAATTACATGCTATATCAATCCAAATTCTTGTCAGTGTAGAAGAAGTGAAGAATAAGGTGGCAAAAGATGATAAACTATGGTGCATCTTGCAAGACTTGTTAGTTGGGTCTAATACAAATGGTGGCTATGAATTGAGAAATTGGAGTTTAATGTACAAAAATCGAATAGTGGTTCCATGTCACTCTAGGTTGATCCCAATTTTTTTAGCAAAGTTCCATTCTTCTCCCAATGGTAAGAACTTTGGATTTTTATAACACACAAGCAAATTTCTTCAGTTCTCTATTGGGAAGAGATTCAAAAGTGATGTTAAGCAATTCGTAATTGAGTGTAA contains:
- the LOC123214262 gene encoding NAC domain containing protein 50-like: MASMQIPENFTAIIPGLRFRPSDDELIGYYLHRKIFGCLPLPCNIIVKVCDLYGSQEPWEIWEFYKRNFDDNEDLYFFTALKKKSSMSNRISRKIGSGSWMSEDAATEIRTDGKVIGCKKRYRYEKKGSEHDGGWIMHEYSLLGHGKYVLCRIQKNDRLAKKRGWAKKTHVNMKTLLIVVGKI